Proteins from a genomic interval of Kribbella aluminosa:
- a CDS encoding carbohydrate ABC transporter permease, protein MSSQVTIVTGKKNRGGGFVLSGVAWIVGILFVLPVLWMLLTSFHSEPNAAKNPPDVAAPLTLDGYRSFFSTGPWPSIANSLTSSILSTVLVILLAFPAAYALSIRPVRKWTDVLFFFLSTKMLPVVAGLLPIYLFAQSVGFLDNIWLLIILYTSMNLPIAVWMLRSFLSEVPVEILEAASVDGASLIRTLRSVVAPVVTPGIASAALICFIFSWNELLFARVLTGTVAQTAPVFLTGFVTSQGLFLAKVCAASIVVSLPVLIAGFAAQDKLVQGLSLGAVK, encoded by the coding sequence ATGAGTTCCCAGGTCACGATCGTGACTGGGAAGAAGAATCGCGGTGGTGGGTTCGTCCTCAGCGGTGTGGCGTGGATCGTCGGGATCCTGTTCGTGCTGCCGGTGCTGTGGATGCTGCTGACCTCGTTCCACTCCGAGCCGAACGCGGCCAAGAACCCGCCGGACGTCGCGGCGCCGCTGACGCTGGACGGCTACCGGTCGTTCTTCAGCACCGGACCGTGGCCCTCGATCGCGAACTCGCTGACCTCGAGCATCCTGTCCACGGTGCTGGTCATCCTGCTCGCGTTCCCGGCGGCGTACGCGTTGTCGATCCGGCCGGTTCGCAAGTGGACCGACGTACTGTTCTTCTTCCTGTCCACGAAGATGCTGCCGGTGGTGGCCGGGCTGCTGCCGATCTACCTGTTCGCGCAGTCGGTCGGGTTCCTGGACAACATCTGGCTGCTGATCATCCTGTACACCTCGATGAACCTGCCGATCGCGGTCTGGATGCTGCGCAGCTTCCTCTCCGAGGTGCCGGTGGAGATTCTGGAGGCTGCCTCGGTCGACGGGGCTTCACTGATCCGCACGCTCAGATCGGTGGTCGCGCCGGTCGTGACACCCGGGATCGCCTCGGCCGCGCTGATCTGCTTCATCTTCAGCTGGAACGAGCTGCTGTTCGCCCGGGTCCTGACCGGCACGGTGGCGCAGACGGCTCCGGTGTTCTTGACTGGGTTCGTGACCAGTCAAGGATTGTTCCTCGCCAAAGTCTGTGCCGCGTCCATCGTGGTGTCGCTGCCGGTGCTGATCGCCGGGTTCGCCGCGCAGGACAAGCTCGTCCAGGGCCTGTCGCTGGGGGCGGTCAAGTGA